One Nostoc sp. UHCC 0302 DNA window includes the following coding sequences:
- a CDS encoding R3H domain-containing nucleic acid-binding protein gives MTITDDLQKLLDILPQDLRQVLENHPQRDSLVEVVLDLGRRPEARFPNQAEYLSEIPVTQEQIDDCIRRVGIFGGDNRAGIEQTLHRISAIRNRTGKIIGLTCRVGRAVFGTIGMIRDLVETGKSILMLGRPGVGKTTALREIARVLADDLNKRVVIIDTSNEIAGDGDVAHPAIGRARRMQVAHPEQQHQVMIEAVENHMPEVIVIDEIGTELEALAARTIAERGVQLVGTAHGNQIENLIKNPTLADLVGGIQAVTLGDDEARRRGSQKTVLERKAPPTFEIAVEMLERQRWVVHESVSDTVDNLLRGRQPSPQTRTVDDHGKISVTRQLAVVNGRGGQVATAEESFASGRGSNGWRGSGQMVALPPLPIERERVTGRSEFDRLLDESFNYPERESIDFSATRQPGPNGEDLPLHIYPYGVSRHQLEQVISVLTLPVVLTKDIDSADAILALRSHVKNHAKLRQMAKARHVPIHMIKSSTIPQITRGLRRLLNMDDPEIADDRELQLFLHSGSDDEMDALEEARLAVEQIVIPKGQPVELLPRSPQVRKMQHELVEHYRLKSHSFGEEPNRRLRIYPA, from the coding sequence ATGACGATTACAGACGATCTCCAAAAGTTATTAGACATTTTGCCCCAAGACCTGCGACAAGTACTAGAGAATCATCCCCAACGAGATAGTTTAGTTGAAGTGGTCTTGGATCTGGGTCGTCGCCCAGAGGCTCGCTTTCCCAATCAAGCTGAGTATCTGAGCGAAATACCCGTTACTCAAGAACAGATAGATGATTGCATTAGGCGAGTCGGAATTTTCGGCGGAGATAATCGCGCAGGAATTGAGCAAACTTTGCATCGGATCAGCGCCATCCGTAACCGCACCGGTAAGATTATTGGCTTGACCTGTCGCGTCGGTCGAGCGGTATTCGGAACCATTGGCATGATTCGCGATTTGGTAGAAACTGGTAAATCGATTCTCATGCTGGGACGTCCGGGCGTGGGCAAAACTACGGCTTTAAGAGAAATTGCCCGTGTTTTAGCGGATGATCTTAATAAGCGTGTAGTAATTATCGACACCTCTAACGAAATCGCCGGGGATGGTGATGTTGCTCACCCTGCGATTGGTCGCGCTAGGCGGATGCAAGTGGCTCATCCAGAACAACAGCATCAAGTGATGATTGAGGCAGTGGAAAACCATATGCCAGAAGTCATTGTGATTGATGAAATTGGCACAGAACTGGAAGCTTTAGCAGCTCGTACCATTGCTGAACGCGGTGTGCAATTGGTAGGTACTGCCCACGGTAATCAGATAGAAAACCTGATTAAAAACCCCACCCTGGCTGATTTAGTTGGCGGTATCCAAGCTGTGACTCTGGGAGATGACGAAGCTAGACGACGCGGCTCTCAAAAGACCGTTCTAGAACGTAAAGCTCCTCCTACCTTCGAGATTGCTGTGGAAATGTTGGAACGGCAGCGCTGGGTAGTACACGAAAGTGTTTCTGACACAGTAGATAATCTGCTTCGGGGACGCCAGCCTAGCCCACAAACGAGAACTGTTGATGACCACGGCAAAATCTCAGTTACGCGCCAGTTAGCTGTTGTCAACGGTCGCGGTGGACAAGTGGCAACAGCAGAAGAATCTTTCGCTTCAGGGCGAGGATCTAACGGCTGGCGTGGATCTGGACAAATGGTTGCACTGCCGCCATTGCCTATAGAACGGGAACGGGTGACTGGGCGAAGCGAGTTTGACCGCTTGCTGGATGAATCCTTCAACTACCCGGAGAGGGAGAGCATTGATTTTAGTGCCACGAGACAGCCGGGGCCAAATGGCGAAGATTTACCACTGCACATTTATCCTTATGGTGTTAGTCGCCATCAGCTAGAACAGGTAATTAGCGTACTAACTTTGCCAGTAGTCTTGACAAAAGATATTGATAGTGCTGATGCAATTTTAGCACTGCGATCGCACGTCAAAAACCACGCCAAATTACGGCAAATGGCAAAAGCTCGTCATGTACCCATCCACATGATAAAATCCAGCACCATTCCTCAGATTACCCGTGGTTTGCGGCGGTTGCTGAACATGGATGATCCAGAAATCGCCGATGACCGAGAACTGCAACTGTTTTTACACAGTGGCAGCGATGATGAGATGGACGCCCTCGAAGAAGCCAGACTTGCCGTTGAGCAAATTGTGATTCCCAAGGGACAGCCAGTTGAGTTATTGCCCCGTTCTCCCCAAGTTCGCAAAATGCAGCATGAATTGGTAGAACATTATCGACTCAAGTCGCATAGTTTTGGCGAAGAACCAAATCGTCGTCTGCGGATTTATCCGGCGTAA
- a CDS encoding Nif3-like dinuclear metal center hexameric protein: protein MTPECKSIVIEEITAFLDRFFAVDRFPASERGGIYLPSPCSVRRLGLALEPGIQLQKWASTQSLDTLFLHRPWKLEAGLLPADIGVISYHLPFDECLTMGYNTRLAQVLSMSDLEVLGEKENRPIGMIGKIPTQSFGCLCNSVTQVFGGQEQVLAAIHTDVTQIAVVGANTDALVREAAARGADVYITGQFRQPALEAMRETKIEAIAIGHRRSEAWGLRTLAGLLQERWSSLEVIVFPE from the coding sequence ATGACGCCGGAATGCAAATCAATTGTTATAGAAGAGATAACAGCATTTCTTGATCGCTTCTTTGCTGTTGATCGCTTTCCTGCAAGTGAAAGAGGAGGTATATATTTACCATCTCCATGTTCTGTGAGACGTTTGGGGTTAGCACTTGAACCAGGAATACAGTTACAAAAATGGGCGAGTACCCAAAGTTTAGACACACTATTTTTACATCGACCGTGGAAGTTAGAAGCTGGGCTACTTCCTGCCGATATTGGGGTAATTTCTTATCATCTGCCGTTTGATGAGTGCTTAACGATGGGTTACAATACCCGCCTAGCTCAAGTATTGAGTATGTCTGATTTAGAAGTGTTGGGAGAGAAAGAAAACAGACCAATTGGAATGATTGGAAAAATACCAACTCAAAGCTTTGGATGTTTGTGCAATAGCGTAACTCAAGTTTTTGGTGGACAAGAGCAAGTACTTGCAGCAATTCATACTGATGTCACACAAATTGCTGTTGTTGGTGCAAATACAGATGCATTAGTACGAGAAGCGGCAGCCCGTGGTGCAGACGTTTACATCACTGGACAATTTCGACAGCCAGCTCTTGAGGCGATGCGAGAAACTAAAATAGAAGCGATCGCTATTGGTCATCGTCGTAGCGAAGCCTGGGGTTTACGTACACTAGCCGGCCTGCTACAAGAACGCTGGTCTAGTTTAGAGGTGATTGTATTCCCTGAATAA
- a CDS encoding SMI1/KNR4 family protein translates to MEEILNRIETWFEHYLPEVLATLNNGATENEIKVLENQIETQLPVSFTKFYKWHNGQKNGSYPGLFYGLEFMTLEETVKNWKVWKELIDKGINGVILGESHIPGKIKAMYANKKWIPFAYDWGGNHLGIDLDPGVKGTVGQVINFGRDEDTKFVFADDLQTFLNWFITQLESGNYIISLDEDGKKFFSTKNPEMTHFLDYWKITVQGHL, encoded by the coding sequence ATGGAAGAGATATTAAATAGAATTGAAACATGGTTTGAGCATTATCTACCAGAAGTCTTAGCAACTTTGAATAATGGTGCAACTGAAAACGAAATTAAAGTATTAGAAAATCAAATAGAAACTCAGCTACCAGTTTCATTTACTAAATTTTACAAGTGGCATAATGGCCAAAAAAATGGAAGTTATCCAGGACTTTTTTATGGTCTGGAATTTATGACATTGGAAGAAACAGTTAAAAACTGGAAAGTGTGGAAGGAACTTATTGATAAAGGGATAAATGGCGTTATTCTTGGAGAATCTCATATACCCGGAAAAATTAAAGCAATGTATGCAAATAAAAAGTGGATTCCATTCGCTTACGATTGGGGTGGAAACCACTTAGGCATAGATTTAGACCCTGGTGTTAAGGGTACAGTAGGGCAAGTGATAAATTTTGGTAGAGATGAGGATACTAAATTTGTTTTTGCCGATGATTTACAAACATTTTTAAATTGGTTTATTACTCAGTTAGAATCAGGAAACTATATTATCAGTCTTGATGAAGATGGTAAAAAATTTTTTAGTACTAAAAATCCCGAAATGACACATTTTCTTGATTATTGGAAAATTACTGTTCAAGGACACCTTTAA
- a CDS encoding SGNH/GDSL hydrolase family protein, with protein MNKTYPITNLYVFGDSLSDAGMVFRATGGMYPPNSTYFQGRYSNGKVWIEYLAQQLHLSSQQTNNFAYGGATSGNVGNSFVPSLLNQVQSFTQTQKQINSDALCVLWAGANDYLQGVDSATIPVNNVMNALTALTNVGAKKVLVANLPDLGHLPATRSSANSGYLSALTQAHNQGLRRSLKVLSHQNSELQIAALDANALYQNAIANPAAFGFTNVISSCLSGSTPSGNPEQFLFWDGIHPTTAAHRIIGETAFSAIQEAGIIKSRSILVP; from the coding sequence ATGAATAAAACTTATCCCATCACAAACCTCTATGTATTTGGGGACAGTCTTTCGGATGCAGGTATGGTATTCCGAGCGACAGGCGGAATGTATCCCCCTAATTCAACTTATTTTCAAGGGCGTTACTCTAACGGAAAGGTTTGGATTGAGTATCTTGCCCAACAGTTGCATTTGTCTTCTCAGCAAACTAACAATTTTGCTTACGGAGGGGCGACTAGTGGCAATGTTGGCAACAGTTTTGTACCTAGCTTGTTAAATCAAGTGCAATCGTTTACACAGACACAAAAACAAATCAATTCAGATGCTTTATGTGTGCTATGGGCAGGAGCAAATGATTATTTGCAAGGTGTAGATAGTGCAACTATCCCTGTTAACAATGTTATGAATGCATTGACTGCTCTTACTAATGTAGGTGCGAAAAAGGTTCTAGTGGCAAATTTACCAGATTTAGGACACTTACCTGCGACGAGAAGCAGTGCGAATTCTGGCTATCTCAGTGCATTAACACAAGCACATAATCAAGGCTTGAGACGCTCCCTGAAAGTGCTAAGCCACCAAAATTCTGAGCTTCAGATTGCAGCTTTAGATGCTAATGCACTGTATCAAAACGCGATCGCAAATCCGGCAGCGTTTGGCTTCACTAATGTCATTAGTTCGTGTCTGTCTGGCTCTACACCCAGTGGAAACCCAGAGCAGTTTTTGTTTTGGGATGGTATTCATCCGACAACTGCCGCTCATCGTATTATAGGGGAAACTGCTTTTTCAGCGATTCAAGAGGCAGGGATAATCAAATCTCGTTCGATACTGGTTCCGTAA
- a CDS encoding tetratricopeptide repeat protein — MSEEFYNRGLEKAKQQDYAGAIEEFNRALQLTPYFPEAYLQRGLAYYDSGAILQAVSDYTEVVKLNPESVEAYYWRALARLVLKNLPGALDDVERAIRLNLNNAAAYNLRGIVRRKQGYIQDAIANFKKAAQLYLEQQDKENCRLCLEKIKQLQSPEKPAVEQPVAKNTPILSTNDYFKQLLEKAEKGNTREAIADLNWILQADSQDAQAYCCRGVVRCKMGNYQEAIADFNQALQLNFQDAIVYRNRGKARSSLGDHQGAIADFNQALQIQPKDVLVYVARGNVYRAMGNYLDAIQDYSQALQVNPNDAQAYYNRGIAYTLLEEMQGAIEDYQRAASIFCEQEDWENYHQVLKSLEKIQKFSPESKRQKYTLLRQRLLRLVGGYWELAERMIEQKQDYYPGMSEEWYLQKVIDDLERDRGR; from the coding sequence ATGAGTGAAGAATTCTACAATAGAGGATTAGAAAAAGCTAAGCAACAAGATTACGCTGGAGCTATTGAGGAATTTAATCGTGCTTTGCAACTGACACCTTATTTTCCTGAAGCCTACTTACAACGGGGTTTGGCATATTATGACTCTGGCGCGATTTTGCAAGCTGTCTCAGATTATACTGAAGTCGTTAAGCTAAATCCTGAAAGTGTAGAGGCGTACTATTGGCGTGCATTGGCAAGGTTGGTGCTGAAAAACTTGCCAGGGGCGCTAGATGATGTAGAACGTGCTATCCGTCTTAATCTAAATAATGCGGCTGCTTATAATCTGCGAGGGATAGTACGGCGCAAACAGGGATATATTCAAGATGCGATCGCCAATTTTAAAAAAGCTGCACAATTATATTTAGAACAACAGGATAAGGAGAATTGTCGTCTCTGTCTAGAAAAAATTAAACAGCTACAATCGCCCGAAAAACCTGCTGTTGAGCAGCCTGTGGCCAAAAATACGCCAATTTTATCTACAAATGATTATTTCAAGCAATTATTAGAAAAAGCTGAAAAAGGAAATACGCGCGAGGCGATCGCAGATTTAAACTGGATATTGCAAGCTGATTCGCAAGATGCCCAAGCTTATTGCTGTCGGGGGGTAGTACGTTGCAAAATGGGTAATTATCAAGAAGCGATCGCTGATTTTAATCAAGCACTGCAATTAAATTTTCAAGATGCAATTGTCTATCGTAACCGAGGTAAAGCACGTTCTTCTTTAGGTGATCATCAAGGAGCGATCGCTGATTTTAATCAAGCACTCCAGATACAACCCAAAGATGTCTTAGTATATGTTGCCAGAGGCAATGTTTATCGGGCAATGGGCAATTATCTCGATGCAATTCAAGATTACAGCCAAGCACTACAAGTCAATCCGAATGATGCCCAAGCTTATTACAACCGCGGCATTGCTTATACGCTTTTAGAAGAAATGCAAGGCGCTATTGAAGATTATCAACGGGCGGCAAGTATTTTTTGTGAACAAGAAGACTGGGAAAATTACCACCAAGTTTTAAAAAGTCTGGAAAAAATTCAAAAATTTAGTCCTGAATCAAAAAGACAGAAATATACTTTGCTACGTCAGCGGCTATTACGACTAGTAGGAGGATATTGGGAACTTGCCGAACGGATGATTGAACAGAAACAGGATTACTATCCGGGGATGTCAGAAGAGTGGTATTTGCAAAAAGTGATTGATGATTTAGAACGCGATCGCGGCAGATAA
- a CDS encoding DUF711 family protein: MKIRTITTGISLQSPKEIEKIRQAAKFNQQVQIIFEEQGYEVQTTRIATNAWEEYLATSSKTEILSEIQTLEQLCQSLDINFFNIGYANQPESIDIIPDINKSTSIIYCSSKIGDRDSGINFENAFESAKAIKRISEETENGYGNFRFCAWANCQPSIPFFPTAYHIGNTSFAIGLELGDLVMQAFTQARNIQTTEKILQLLLEVELNKIAVIAEKISEKFAIEYRGIDTSLAPSLDKENSIAFAYEILMNGKFGHQGTLAISGMLTRVLKRVSVKICGYSGLMLPVCEDVGLAARANEQTYDITNLLLYSAVCGCGLDTVPIPGDIAIDKIAALLIDMATLAIKLDKPLSARLFPIPGKKAGEMTTFNSPYLVDCKIFTLN, encoded by the coding sequence ATGAAAATCAGAACTATCACAACAGGAATCTCGCTTCAATCCCCAAAAGAAATAGAAAAAATTAGACAAGCTGCAAAGTTCAATCAGCAAGTACAGATTATCTTTGAAGAACAGGGATATGAAGTGCAAACAACTAGAATAGCCACTAATGCTTGGGAAGAATATCTAGCTACTTCGTCAAAAACCGAAATTCTCAGTGAAATTCAAACTCTAGAACAGCTTTGCCAAAGCCTTGATATCAACTTTTTCAATATTGGTTATGCCAACCAACCCGAAAGCATAGATATCATTCCAGATATTAACAAAAGTACATCGATTATTTACTGTTCAAGCAAAATTGGCGATAGAGACAGTGGCATTAACTTTGAAAATGCCTTTGAATCTGCAAAAGCTATTAAACGTATTTCTGAAGAAACTGAAAATGGCTACGGTAACTTTCGCTTTTGTGCTTGGGCGAATTGCCAGCCAAGTATCCCCTTTTTCCCTACAGCTTACCATATAGGTAATACATCCTTTGCTATAGGTTTAGAGCTAGGTGATTTAGTAATGCAAGCTTTCACACAAGCTCGTAATATACAAACAACAGAAAAAATTTTGCAACTCCTATTAGAAGTAGAACTAAATAAAATTGCAGTTATTGCTGAAAAAATATCTGAAAAATTTGCTATTGAATATAGAGGCATTGATACCTCTCTTGCACCATCCTTGGATAAAGAAAATAGTATTGCTTTTGCTTATGAAATATTGATGAACGGCAAGTTTGGACATCAAGGAACACTAGCTATTTCTGGAATGCTGACTCGTGTATTGAAAAGAGTATCAGTAAAAATATGTGGTTATTCTGGCCTTATGCTTCCTGTTTGTGAAGATGTTGGTTTAGCAGCTAGGGCTAACGAACAAACCTATGATATTACAAATCTATTACTCTACTCAGCAGTTTGTGGATGTGGCTTAGATACAGTTCCGATTCCAGGCGATATAGCAATAGACAAGATTGCAGCATTATTAATTGATATGGCAACTTTGGCTATCAAGCTAGATAAACCACTTTCAGCCCGATTATTTCCAATTCCAGGTAAAAAAGCTGGAGAAATGACTACATTCAATTCCCCATATCTAGTTGATTGTAAAATATTTACACTCAACTAA
- a CDS encoding 2OG-Fe dioxygenase family protein translates to MQELLGSTELEYAFLFTLRKVNSINVEGFKVFFNNMPVDPYIKGNYRSRRLSRFIISGEQIIKLPHGYLFQSKKYNPLVGDVKREFTELDDALIKLDIFKNLVLAFSDSCKLHPEAEIGVHQIRTICTPNNLGNPAPEGIHQDGTDFIGIFSVDRDNIQGGETHLYTAKKEKPVFSKTLNPGELLLVNDHDFFHFTTPIKPQNNVQGSRDVFVLTSPSLLSE, encoded by the coding sequence ATGCAAGAACTATTGGGATCAACAGAATTAGAATATGCTTTTCTATTCACTCTAAGAAAGGTAAATTCAATCAATGTAGAAGGGTTCAAGGTATTTTTTAATAATATGCCTGTTGACCCTTATATTAAAGGCAATTATCGCTCAAGAAGACTATCTCGATTCATCATCTCTGGCGAACAGATAATTAAACTACCTCATGGTTACCTCTTTCAGAGCAAAAAATATAATCCATTAGTAGGTGATGTCAAAAGAGAGTTTACAGAATTAGATGATGCACTCATCAAACTAGATATATTTAAAAATCTTGTCTTAGCATTTAGTGATTCATGTAAACTTCACCCCGAAGCTGAAATCGGAGTACATCAAATCAGAACTATTTGTACACCAAATAATTTGGGTAATCCAGCACCTGAAGGTATCCATCAAGATGGCACAGATTTTATTGGCATTTTTTCTGTTGACAGAGACAATATTCAAGGTGGAGAAACACACTTGTATACTGCCAAAAAAGAAAAGCCTGTGTTTAGTAAAACTTTAAATCCGGGAGAGCTATTATTGGTTAATGATCATGATTTTTTCCACTTCACTACTCCAATAAAACCACAAAATAATGTTCAAGGAAGTAGGGATGTTTTTGTTTTGACTTCTCCTAGCTTGCTTTCGGAGTAA
- the sfsA gene encoding DNA/RNA nuclease SfsA → MIDWLYRYPPLYPGILLKRYKRFFADVQLTSGEVVIAHCPNTGPMTGVSTPGSAVQLSKSENPNRKLAYTLELIQVNDTKPTWVGVNTLLPNRVVKLALAKYLFPELGDYSQIKGEVVYGQDKKSRVDFWLTGIDTIPIYLEVKNTTWAQERLALFPDTETTRGQKHLRELMVLLPLTRAVMLYFINRGDCTEFAPGDSTDPIYGKLLREAIALGLEVLPCRFDVSPEGIRYLGLAKLKI, encoded by the coding sequence ATGATTGATTGGCTTTACCGCTACCCGCCTTTGTATCCTGGCATTCTGCTTAAGCGTTACAAGCGCTTTTTTGCCGATGTTCAACTTACTTCTGGCGAAGTAGTGATAGCACACTGTCCAAATACAGGCCCAATGACTGGTGTTTCAACTCCCGGTAGTGCAGTACAGCTTTCTAAAAGCGAGAATCCAAACCGCAAATTGGCTTACACTTTAGAACTGATTCAGGTAAATGATACTAAGCCGACTTGGGTAGGTGTGAATACTCTATTGCCGAATCGAGTAGTTAAACTAGCTTTGGCAAAATATCTTTTCCCAGAATTGGGTGACTATAGCCAAATTAAGGGCGAGGTGGTTTATGGGCAAGATAAAAAAAGTCGGGTGGATTTTTGGCTCACCGGAATTGACACTATCCCAATCTATTTAGAAGTAAAAAACACAACTTGGGCGCAGGAGAGGTTGGCACTATTTCCCGATACTGAGACAACGAGAGGACAAAAGCACTTGCGGGAATTGATGGTATTGTTGCCTCTAACTCGTGCGGTGATGCTTTACTTTATTAATCGTGGAGATTGTACTGAGTTTGCTCCTGGTGATAGTACAGACCCTATATATGGTAAGTTATTGCGGGAAGCGATCGCTCTTGGTTTAGAAGTACTACCCTGCCGCTTTGATGTTTCTCCAGAAGGTATCCGTTATTTGGGTTTGGCAAAGCTAAAAATTTGA
- a CDS encoding gluconokinase, with the protein MVILLMGVSGSGKTTIGLLLADSLNWEFKDADAFHSPANIEKMQRGIPLSDADRMPWLQDLQRAIAQWLHDNKNVVLACSALKASYRQFLVLDSERIKIVYLKGSFEVIQKRLQERHNHFMTEKLLNSQFDTLEEPSDAIPVDVSEPPETIVKHLRTFLGI; encoded by the coding sequence TTGGTTATTTTGCTCATGGGTGTATCTGGTTCCGGTAAAACTACCATCGGTCTACTGCTGGCGGACTCCTTAAACTGGGAATTTAAAGATGCTGATGCTTTTCACTCACCAGCGAATATTGAGAAAATGCAGCGTGGCATCCCCCTGAGTGATGCTGATAGGATGCCTTGGTTGCAAGATTTGCAAAGAGCGATCGCTCAGTGGTTGCACGATAATAAAAATGTAGTCTTAGCCTGTTCTGCACTTAAAGCTAGCTATCGCCAGTTTCTAGTATTGGATAGTGAACGGATTAAGATAGTTTACCTAAAGGGTTCTTTTGAGGTCATTCAAAAGCGGTTGCAAGAACGCCATAATCACTTTATGACTGAAAAACTTCTTAACAGCCAGTTTGATACCCTTGAAGAGCCGTCTGATGCAATTCCAGTAGATGTTTCAGAACCACCAGAGACAATAGTAAAACATCTAAGAACTTTTTTAGGAATTTAG